In Anomaloglossus baeobatrachus isolate aAnoBae1 chromosome 3, aAnoBae1.hap1, whole genome shotgun sequence, one genomic interval encodes:
- the FAM161A gene encoding protein FAM161A isoform X2: MYLPRQPLPGSSAASPAVVMASSHRDAVLAASCVRTPVNPRTRAPRTLYERQEEEKLRACTEDDLDSYSDPEEEQSCKMVTCKDWMLDISKLHHSDREYYMQLERLKNAHVLNMEQLEKMYDHKLHLHGVQNTQAAANTDYWSEWEEKSSEPTECECCFLKHNVSSSGLSDSSLDELSDGEDDSDTNDSISVREKIGQMWNGFTVEDYIKKTDFGKKQSKQKAKKHRCKEWSHKVTIPQPFDMTIRESKKKEMNVKSKSEIEMENNLLKKRLEEEAECQKKFRANPVPASVYLPLYHEIVERNEERRNFVKERSKEILQASQKPFLFTEREELKKQEKKMQLNDLQDSVHTVKLFKAKPVPKSVYGTSANERLKEEELYRQIRIKMRSQELLHSASYPTSTLACRASPKSRKTRCQQSKKEESHKPKINTQIPNFRVLHENHEKRFLINKDAKHVTICDPFYLRTSNLASHKGKILKDIEADEEMLKETRWPYKSPRNPSWKTSTGLLALEEDPLVTPRSTESSKRREQAIRKSIQGKLKQEEDKKKRQTRRREKEKTLKKHISSKARAIHPDQTQKAHSRLKELR, encoded by the exons ATGTATCTCCCC CGTCAGCCGTTGCCAGGCAGCAGTGCAGCGTCTCCGGCGGTTGTGATGGCGAGCTCTCACCGGGACGCAGTGCTGGCCGCATCGTGTGTCCGCACCCCTGTGAACCCCCGCACCCGAGCCCCCCGCACCCTGTACGAGAGGCAGGAGGAGGAGAAGCTGCGGGCCTGCACGGAG GATGATCTCGACTCCTACTCTGATCCTGAAGAAGAGCAATCCTGCAAAATGGTGACCTGCAAAGATTGGATGCTGGACATTTCAAAACTCCATCACTCAGACAGGGAGTATTACATGCAGCTTGAGAGATTAAAAAACGCTCATGTACTAAACATGGAGCAGCTGGAGAAGATGTACGACCATAAACTGCATCTACACGGAGTCCAGAACACACAAGCTGCGGCCAATACAGATTACTG GTCCGAGTGGGAGGAGAAGTCTTCAGAGCCTACTGAATGTGAATGCTGTTTTCTAAAGCACAACGTGAGCTCATCTGGACTGTCAGATTCGTCCCTGGATGAACTCTCTGATGGAGAAGATGACAGTGACACAAATGACTCTATATCTGTCAGAGAGAAAATTGGTCAAATGTGGAATGGATTTACAGTTGAAGATTATATCAAGAAAACAGATTTTGGAAAAAAGCAGTCAAAACAAAAAGCTAAAAAACATAGATGTAAAGAATGGTCTCACAAAGTGACTATCCCACAACCATTTGATATGACAATTCGGGAGTCCAAGAAAAAGGAGATGAATGTCAAGTCGAAATCAGAAATTGAGATGGAGAACAATTTGTTGAAGAAGAGACTCGAGGAAGAAGCAGAATGTCAAAAGAAATTTCGAGCAAACCCTGTGCCTGCTTCAGTTTATCTCCCTCTGTATCACGAAATAGTGGAAAGAAATGAGGAAAGACGGAATTTTGTCAAGGAGAGAAGTAAAGAGATTCTTCAAGCATCTCAAAAACCATTCTTGTTTACCGAGCGAGAGGAGCTCAAGAAACAAGAAAAGAAGATGCAGCTCAATGATCTTCAAGATTCAGTCCATACCGTCAAGCTTTTCAAAGCAAAGCCAGTTCCAAAATCTGTATATGGAACGTCGGCTAATGAAAGGCTAAAAGAAGAGGAACTGTATAGGCAGATTCGGATAAAAATGAGATCTCAAGAACTTCTGCACAGCGCTTCTTATCCTACCAGCACACTGGCCTGTAGGGCAAGTccaaaaagtagaaaaacaagatGTCAACAATCTAAAAAAGAAGAAAGTCATAAGCCAAAAATCAATACTCAGATACCCAATTTTAGAGTTCTACATGAAAATCATGAGAAACGTTTCTTAATTAATAAAGACGCAAAGCATGTAACTATTTGTGACCCCTTTTATTTACGAACCTCAAATCTAGCATCACACAAGGGGAAAATCCTGAAGGACATTGAAGCAGATGAAGAAATGCTCAAGGAGACTCGGTGGCCATATAAATCTCCTAGGAACCCATCATGGAAAACTTCAACAGGGTTATTAGCACTTGAAGAGGATCCACTTGTCACTCCAAGGTCTACAGAGTCGTCTAAAAGGAGAGAGCAGGCTATCAG GAAGTCTATTCAAGGCAAATTAAAACAGGAAGAAGACAAGAAAAAGAGACAAACAAGAAGGAGGGAGAAAGAAAAAACCCTGAAGAAACATATAAGTAGCAAAGCTAGAGCTATTCACCCAGACCAAACCCAAAAGGCACATAGTAGATTAAAAGAATTGAGGTAA
- the FAM161A gene encoding protein FAM161A isoform X1, which yields MYLPRQPLPGSSAASPAVVMASSHRDAVLAASCVRTPVNPRTRAPRTLYERQEEEKLRACTEDDLDSYSDPEEEQSCKMVTCKDWMLDISKLHHSDREYYMQLERLKNAHVLNMEQLEKMYDHKLHLHGVQNTQAAANTDYWSEWEEKSSEPTECECCFLKHNVSSSGLSDSSLDELSDGEDDSDTNDSISVREKIGQMWNGFTVEDYIKKTDFGKKQSKQKAKKHRCKEWSHKVTIPQPFDMTIRESKKKEMNVKSKSEIEMENNLLKKRLEEEAECQKKFRANPVPASVYLPLYHEIVERNEERRNFVKERSKEILQASQKPFLFTEREELKKQEKKMQLNDLQDSVHTVKLFKAKPVPKSVYGTSANERLKEEELYRQIRIKMRSQELLHSASYPTSTLACRASPKSRKTRCQQSKKEESHKPKINTQIPNFRVLHENHEKRFLINKDAKHVTICDPFYLRTSNLASHKGKILKDIEADEEMLKETRWPYKSPRNPSWKTSTGLLALEEDPLVTPRSTESSKRREQAIRKSEKQQTKEYMEELGAMKERVSQTPLLLERASQKNARLCAEKHYTTVLRDLGISDDFVSMKGKNAAVRVFERSKEDMFSIDDEERSSDGTLEIEDLQEHGEDDEIQRNQSKDEKYEEYSTDEDHIEEL from the exons ATGTATCTCCCC CGTCAGCCGTTGCCAGGCAGCAGTGCAGCGTCTCCGGCGGTTGTGATGGCGAGCTCTCACCGGGACGCAGTGCTGGCCGCATCGTGTGTCCGCACCCCTGTGAACCCCCGCACCCGAGCCCCCCGCACCCTGTACGAGAGGCAGGAGGAGGAGAAGCTGCGGGCCTGCACGGAG GATGATCTCGACTCCTACTCTGATCCTGAAGAAGAGCAATCCTGCAAAATGGTGACCTGCAAAGATTGGATGCTGGACATTTCAAAACTCCATCACTCAGACAGGGAGTATTACATGCAGCTTGAGAGATTAAAAAACGCTCATGTACTAAACATGGAGCAGCTGGAGAAGATGTACGACCATAAACTGCATCTACACGGAGTCCAGAACACACAAGCTGCGGCCAATACAGATTACTG GTCCGAGTGGGAGGAGAAGTCTTCAGAGCCTACTGAATGTGAATGCTGTTTTCTAAAGCACAACGTGAGCTCATCTGGACTGTCAGATTCGTCCCTGGATGAACTCTCTGATGGAGAAGATGACAGTGACACAAATGACTCTATATCTGTCAGAGAGAAAATTGGTCAAATGTGGAATGGATTTACAGTTGAAGATTATATCAAGAAAACAGATTTTGGAAAAAAGCAGTCAAAACAAAAAGCTAAAAAACATAGATGTAAAGAATGGTCTCACAAAGTGACTATCCCACAACCATTTGATATGACAATTCGGGAGTCCAAGAAAAAGGAGATGAATGTCAAGTCGAAATCAGAAATTGAGATGGAGAACAATTTGTTGAAGAAGAGACTCGAGGAAGAAGCAGAATGTCAAAAGAAATTTCGAGCAAACCCTGTGCCTGCTTCAGTTTATCTCCCTCTGTATCACGAAATAGTGGAAAGAAATGAGGAAAGACGGAATTTTGTCAAGGAGAGAAGTAAAGAGATTCTTCAAGCATCTCAAAAACCATTCTTGTTTACCGAGCGAGAGGAGCTCAAGAAACAAGAAAAGAAGATGCAGCTCAATGATCTTCAAGATTCAGTCCATACCGTCAAGCTTTTCAAAGCAAAGCCAGTTCCAAAATCTGTATATGGAACGTCGGCTAATGAAAGGCTAAAAGAAGAGGAACTGTATAGGCAGATTCGGATAAAAATGAGATCTCAAGAACTTCTGCACAGCGCTTCTTATCCTACCAGCACACTGGCCTGTAGGGCAAGTccaaaaagtagaaaaacaagatGTCAACAATCTAAAAAAGAAGAAAGTCATAAGCCAAAAATCAATACTCAGATACCCAATTTTAGAGTTCTACATGAAAATCATGAGAAACGTTTCTTAATTAATAAAGACGCAAAGCATGTAACTATTTGTGACCCCTTTTATTTACGAACCTCAAATCTAGCATCACACAAGGGGAAAATCCTGAAGGACATTGAAGCAGATGAAGAAATGCTCAAGGAGACTCGGTGGCCATATAAATCTCCTAGGAACCCATCATGGAAAACTTCAACAGGGTTATTAGCACTTGAAGAGGATCCACTTGTCACTCCAAGGTCTACAGAGTCGTCTAAAAGGAGAGAGCAGGCTATCAG GAAAAGTGAAAAGCAGCAAACAAAAGAGTACATGGAAGAGCTGGGTGCAATGAAAGAAAGGGTCTCCCAAACCCCGCTCTTATTGGAGAGGGCCTCTCAG AAAAATGCTCGTCTGTGTGCTGAGAAACATTACACTACAGTTCTCAGAGATCTCGGTATATCTGATGATTTTGTTTCGATGAAAGGGAAAAATGCAGCTGTCCGAGTCTTTGAGCGTTCGAAAGAGGATATGTTCAGCATAGACGATGAAGAGAG GAGCTCTGATGGAACTTTAGAAATAGAAGATTTACAAGAACATGGTGAAGACGATGAAATTCAGAGAAATCAGTCTAAAGATGAGAAGTATGAAGAATACAGTACCGATGAAGACCACATTGAAGAGCTGTAG